A section of the Sebastes fasciatus isolate fSebFas1 chromosome 5, fSebFas1.pri, whole genome shotgun sequence genome encodes:
- the pycr3 gene encoding pyrroline-5-carboxylate reductase 3 isoform X3 — translation MDPEMDSQLKIGFIGAGNMAFGIAKGILSGSVLPVNVKVSAPSSRNLGRFQELGIDVTHSNIEVVSGSDVVFVAVKPHLVPLVLNEISIHVTDRHIIVSVAAGVTLATLEELLPENSVAIRLMPNLPCLVQEGALLFARGSHAKQEDGALLRSLLHRCGLVEEGPEAWIDIHTGLSGSGVAFVYLFAEALADGAVKMGMPSALAHSIASQTVLGAGRLLRESGKHPAQLRSEVCTPGGTTIYGLHTLEQGGVRASTMSAVESATERARELGRKSAAGSRK, via the exons ATGGACCCTGAGATGGACTCGCAGCTGAAGATTGGTTTTATCGGTGCAGGGAACATGGCCTTCGGCATCGCAAAGGGCATCTTGTCTG GAAGTGTTCTTCCCGTAAACGTCAAAGTGAGCGCACCATCCTCCAGGAACCTGGGGCGCTTTCAG GAGCTCGGGATTGACGTCACCCACTCTAACATTGAGGTGGTCTCTGGGTCAGATGTGGTTTTTGTAGCAGTCAAACCTCACCTGGTTCCACTAGTTCTCAATGAGATCTCAATACACGTCACTGACCGACACATTATCGTGTCTGTTGCAGCAGGAGTAACGCTGGCAACACTGGAAGAG CTCCTCCCAGAGAATTCAGTCGCCATCCGGCTGATGCCAAATCTCCCATGTTTGGTTCAGGAAGGGGCTCTCCTGTTTGCACGGGGATCCCATGCGAAACAGGAGGATGGAGCTCTGCTTCGCTCCTTGTTGCACCGCTGTGGTTTGGTGGAGGAGGGACCTGAGGCCTGGATCGACATCCACACTGGACTGAGCGGGAGTGGAGTCGCTTTT GTGTATCTGTTTGCTGAAGCGCTGGCAGATGGAGCTGTTAAAATGGGAATGCCAAGTGCTCTGGCACACAGCATCGCATCTCAAACTGTTCTG GGTGCTGGGAGATTGTTACGCGAGTCCGGGAAGCATCCAGCTCAGCTCCGCTCTGAGGTCTGCACCCCAGGTGGAACAACCATCTACGGGCTTCACACCCTGGAGCAGGGCGGTGTGAGGGCGTCCACCATGAGCGCCGTGGAATCTGCCACCGAGAGAGCCAGGGAGCTCGGCCGAAAGTCAGCAGCGGGATCCAGGAAATGA